A genomic stretch from Streptomyces sp. QL37 includes:
- a CDS encoding response regulator transcription factor, which yields MREEGKITVFLLDDHEVVRRGVHELLSSEEDIEVVGEAGTAADALARIPATRPDVAVLDVRLPDGSGVEVCREVRSRDESIKCLMLTSYADDEALFDAIMAGASGYVLKAIRGNELLGAVRDVAAGKSLLDPAATARVLERLREGKDSKGDDRLAGLTEQERKILDLIGEGLTNRVIGERLHLAEKTIKNYVSSLLSKLGMERRSQAAAYVARLQAEKR from the coding sequence GTGCGCGAAGAAGGAAAAATCACGGTATTCCTGCTCGATGATCACGAAGTCGTCCGGCGCGGAGTCCACGAGCTGCTGTCCTCCGAGGAGGACATCGAGGTCGTCGGCGAGGCGGGCACTGCCGCGGACGCGCTCGCACGCATCCCGGCGACCCGGCCCGACGTCGCCGTCCTCGACGTGCGGCTGCCGGACGGCAGCGGCGTGGAGGTCTGCCGCGAGGTCCGCTCGCGGGACGAGAGCATCAAGTGCCTCATGCTCACCTCGTACGCCGATGACGAGGCCCTCTTCGACGCGATCATGGCGGGCGCCTCGGGGTACGTGCTGAAGGCCATCCGCGGCAACGAGCTGCTCGGCGCCGTACGCGACGTGGCGGCCGGCAAGTCCCTGCTGGACCCGGCGGCCACCGCCCGAGTGCTGGAGCGGCTGCGCGAGGGCAAGGACAGCAAGGGCGACGACCGTCTCGCCGGGCTGACCGAGCAGGAGCGCAAGATCCTCGACCTGATCGGCGAAGGGCTGACGAACCGGGTGATCGGCGAGCGGCTGCACCTCGCCGAGAAGACCATCAAGAACTACGTCTCCAGCCTGCTCTCCAAGCTGGGCATGGAGCGGCGTTCACAGGCGGCGGCGTACGTCGCGAGGCTTCAGGCCGAGAAGCGCTGA
- a CDS encoding pyridoxamine 5'-phosphate oxidase family protein, giving the protein MLSSRPSDTGTAAGSGTFGSSCPPASSVSSAADRRRAIELLGSVRYGRLAMSMRALPFLAVARHLVVEGGVVLRMHRGLGFHESCDGSVIAYGADNFNSPAPGGAEDLWSVQFTGPAEIVEPASDQRERFGAGPAEVNGEHFDPVYLRLDPHLSHMHTLSFDASP; this is encoded by the coding sequence ATGCTTTCTTCCCGCCCCTCCGACACCGGCACCGCGGCAGGTTCCGGCACCTTCGGCTCTTCCTGCCCGCCCGCCTCCTCGGTCTCCTCCGCGGCGGACAGGCGCCGGGCCATCGAGCTGCTCGGCAGTGTCCGCTACGGCCGGCTGGCCATGAGCATGCGAGCCCTGCCCTTCCTGGCGGTGGCGCGGCACCTGGTGGTCGAGGGCGGGGTCGTCCTGCGGATGCACAGGGGGCTCGGCTTCCACGAGTCCTGCGACGGAAGCGTCATTGCCTACGGGGCGGACAACTTCAACTCCCCCGCGCCCGGCGGTGCGGAGGACCTCTGGTCGGTCCAGTTCACCGGCCCCGCCGAGATCGTGGAACCCGCCTCCGACCAGCGCGAACGCTTCGGGGCCGGTCCGGCCGAGGTCAACGGCGAGCACTTCGATCCGGTCTATCTGAGGCTGGATCCGCACCTCTCCCATATGCACACTCTGAGCTTCGACGCAAGTCCGTAA
- a CDS encoding phosphotransferase has translation MWRVLRSSVTFPPVPPVVEVLRRYPDAGAPLACEPIGKGLLNHGYRVSTTRGSYFLKHHLDKHHLDDASGDHATIVRQHRATQQLHSLGVPVAPPLSDTEGDTVTVIDGQRYALHRWVDGLHRDGAQLTTAQSRRLGALLGAVHMGLEQVMEADPPPPPVRSQSPDPADTFTLIDELLTAARHMGPRDAFDELAVHRLVERRALLEQHAHRRPPMPEGSARGWVHGDFHPLNLLYRGADPVAIVDWDRLGVQPRAEEAVRAAAIFFVRPDGELALEKVRAYARAYRRSAGAGAAEMAAAVHRVWWERLNDFWILRWRYRLHDRRADPQFPAVSALAVWWTREYEAVGEAFTG, from the coding sequence ATGTGGCGAGTGCTGCGCTCATCTGTGACCTTCCCGCCTGTCCCTCCGGTCGTCGAGGTCCTGCGCCGCTACCCGGACGCCGGTGCGCCCCTCGCGTGCGAACCGATCGGCAAGGGCCTGCTCAACCACGGTTACCGCGTGTCCACCACCCGCGGCTCGTACTTCCTCAAGCACCATCTCGACAAGCACCATCTCGACGACGCCAGCGGCGATCACGCCACGATCGTCCGGCAGCATCGCGCGACCCAGCAGCTGCACTCCCTCGGCGTGCCGGTGGCCCCGCCGCTCTCGGACACGGAGGGTGACACGGTCACGGTGATCGACGGGCAGCGCTACGCCCTGCACCGCTGGGTGGACGGACTCCACCGGGACGGCGCCCAGTTGACGACCGCCCAGTCACGCCGGCTCGGGGCGCTCCTCGGCGCCGTGCACATGGGCCTGGAGCAGGTCATGGAGGCGGACCCCCCGCCGCCTCCGGTACGGAGCCAGAGCCCTGATCCCGCCGACACGTTCACGCTCATCGACGAGCTGCTGACGGCCGCTCGGCACATGGGCCCCAGGGACGCCTTCGACGAGCTCGCCGTGCACCGTCTCGTCGAGCGCCGCGCCCTGCTGGAGCAGCACGCGCACCGCCGCCCGCCCATGCCCGAGGGCTCCGCCAGGGGATGGGTGCACGGCGACTTCCACCCGCTGAATCTCCTCTACCGGGGCGCCGACCCCGTCGCCATCGTGGACTGGGACCGGCTCGGCGTGCAGCCGCGCGCCGAGGAGGCCGTCAGGGCGGCGGCGATCTTCTTCGTCCGGCCGGACGGCGAACTGGCGCTGGAGAAGGTCCGGGCGTACGCCCGCGCCTACCGGCGCTCGGCGGGCGCCGGGGCGGCCGAGATGGCGGCCGCCGTGCACCGGGTGTGGTGGGAGCGCCTCAACGACTTCTGGATACTGCGCTGGCGCTACCGCCTGCACGACCGCAGGGCCGACCCGCAGTTCCCTGCGGTGTCGGCCCTGGCGGTGTGGTGGACGCGTGAGTACGAGGCGGTCGGTGAGGCCTTCACGGGGTGA
- a CDS encoding protein kinase, which translates to MAPGSEANGGGVSDGTDSWGVGGVVGDGRYRMTHRLGRGGMAEVYAAEDVRLGRTVAVKLLRSDLAEDPVSKARFTREAQSVAGLNHHAIVAVYDSGEDVVGGSTVPYIVMELVEGNTIRDLLLEAEAPPPEQALIIVSGVLEALAYSHQHGIVHRDIKPANVIITHSGAVKVMDFGIARALHGAQSTMTQTGMVMGTPQYLSPEQALGKAVDHRSDLYATGCLLYELLALRPPFTGETPLSVVYQHVQDTPVPPSQAAGSVPPELDGLVMRSLAKDPDDRFQSAEEMRGLVQYSLQMLQVQGGHTGTWNTGPVNAQDSGHTAAMNVGGSTAAMGHPMHGDTSQGPILPPMNPDDGAYAGGSHREGGGRGKMWLFVVLALIAIGAGVAFALQAANGDGGNKKAPVAPSTSSSPSPTPSSAEPTDEETEETEEPSGSTGGQTWPTDEPTWTQTNEPTEPTQEPTVTPTTPDPETGGTDDGGTTEGDDEGSTGEPTDDPTDPGTNNGGTEGTAAGAAEGAAAGAAGTTG; encoded by the coding sequence ATGGCACCCGGATCCGAAGCAAACGGCGGCGGAGTTTCGGATGGCACCGACTCCTGGGGTGTCGGCGGTGTGGTCGGAGACGGCCGTTACCGCATGACCCACCGGCTCGGCCGCGGCGGAATGGCCGAGGTCTACGCCGCGGAGGACGTCCGTCTGGGCCGTACGGTGGCGGTGAAACTGCTCCGTTCCGACCTTGCCGAGGACCCGGTCTCCAAGGCCCGCTTCACGCGCGAGGCGCAGTCGGTCGCGGGGCTCAACCACCACGCGATCGTCGCCGTGTACGACTCCGGTGAGGACGTCGTGGGCGGCTCGACCGTGCCGTACATCGTGATGGAGCTCGTCGAGGGCAACACCATCCGCGATCTGCTGCTGGAGGCCGAGGCCCCGCCGCCCGAGCAGGCACTGATCATCGTCTCGGGCGTCCTGGAGGCGCTGGCCTACTCCCACCAGCACGGCATCGTGCACCGCGACATCAAGCCGGCGAACGTGATCATCACGCACTCCGGCGCGGTCAAGGTGATGGACTTCGGCATCGCCCGCGCGCTGCACGGCGCGCAGTCGACGATGACCCAGACCGGCATGGTCATGGGCACGCCCCAGTACCTCTCCCCCGAGCAGGCGCTCGGCAAGGCCGTCGACCACCGTTCCGACCTGTACGCCACCGGCTGCCTGCTCTACGAACTGCTCGCCCTGCGGCCCCCGTTCACCGGCGAGACCCCGCTCTCCGTCGTCTACCAGCACGTCCAGGACACCCCGGTCCCGCCCTCCCAGGCCGCCGGGTCCGTCCCGCCGGAGCTGGACGGCCTGGTCATGCGCTCCCTCGCGAAGGACCCGGACGACCGGTTCCAGAGCGCCGAGGAGATGCGCGGCCTCGTCCAGTACAGCCTGCAGATGCTGCAGGTCCAGGGCGGGCACACGGGCACCTGGAACACCGGCCCGGTCAACGCCCAGGACAGCGGCCACACGGCGGCGATGAACGTCGGCGGCTCCACGGCGGCCATGGGGCACCCCATGCACGGGGACACCTCGCAGGGCCCAATCCTGCCGCCCATGAACCCCGACGACGGGGCGTACGCGGGCGGCAGTCATCGCGAAGGCGGCGGTCGCGGGAAGATGTGGCTGTTCGTCGTGCTCGCGCTGATCGCGATCGGTGCGGGCGTCGCGTTCGCCCTCCAGGCGGCCAACGGCGACGGCGGCAACAAGAAGGCCCCGGTCGCGCCCTCCACTTCGTCGTCGCCGTCACCGACCCCGTCCTCGGCGGAGCCGACGGACGAGGAGACGGAGGAGACCGAGGAGCCGAGCGGCTCCACGGGCGGTCAGACCTGGCCCACGGACGAGCCGACGTGGACCCAGACGAACGAACCGACCGAGCCGACGCAGGAGCCGACGGTGACGCCCACGACGCCGGACCCGGAGACGGGCGGGACGGACGACGGCGGTACGACCGAGGGCGACGACGAGGGCTCCACCGGCGAACCGACCGACGACCCCACGGACCCCGGGACCAACAACGGCGGCACCGAGGGCACAGCAGCCGGCGCCGCGGAGGGTGCCGCCGCGGGAGCGGCGGGCACCACGGGGTGA
- a CDS encoding protein kinase, translating into MSHDGAQGRYAGGSVAGGRYQLRDLLGEGGMASVYLAYDSALDRQVAIKTLHTELGREQSFRERFRREAQAVAKLQHTNIVSVFDTGEDELGGALMPYIVMEYVEGQPLGSVLQSDIQQYGAMPADKALKVTADVLAALETSHEMGLVHRDIKPGNVMMTKRGVVKVMDFGIARAMQSGVTSMTQTGMVVGTPQYLSPEQALGRGVDARSDLYSVGIMLFQLLTGRIPFDADSPLAIAYAHVQEEPVAPSSINRSITPAMDALVARALKKNPNERFPSAAAMQDEITRVLSASGPAGAPVIIGGGSPANSGSGVGSAVFPPVDQATPAPHSVQTPYQPHPHQQHQPGPYGVPTPAPTPGYGYPQAAQPYGTPAPLGHQTPPPYTMSPQTSTGAGGSGGSRRNMPVVVGSIVVALVAIGGLIAFLNMNGDSENGKGGGDPSSSESGVASEHKPPERNRTMDEEDCTDATEDTDDPAKVQAPNFVYKDILSAKACAMAAGWTIKEIKVEGNTYAEDQVIDQFPSAGAAVAERGAHFELRIATGDPA; encoded by the coding sequence ATGAGCCACGACGGTGCACAGGGGCGCTACGCGGGCGGTTCCGTGGCCGGCGGCCGCTACCAACTGCGCGACCTGCTCGGCGAGGGCGGCATGGCGTCCGTCTATCTCGCGTACGACTCGGCCCTCGACCGCCAGGTCGCCATCAAGACGCTGCACACGGAGCTGGGGCGCGAGCAGTCCTTCCGCGAGCGTTTCCGGCGCGAGGCGCAGGCCGTCGCCAAGCTGCAGCACACCAACATCGTCTCGGTGTTCGACACGGGCGAGGACGAGCTCGGCGGCGCGCTGATGCCGTACATCGTCATGGAGTACGTCGAGGGGCAGCCGCTCGGCTCCGTGCTCCAGTCGGACATCCAGCAGTACGGCGCGATGCCGGCCGACAAGGCGCTCAAGGTGACGGCCGACGTGCTCGCCGCCCTGGAGACCAGCCACGAGATGGGCCTGGTCCACCGCGACATCAAGCCCGGCAACGTGATGATGACCAAGCGCGGCGTCGTCAAGGTCATGGACTTCGGCATCGCCCGCGCCATGCAGTCCGGCGTCACCTCGATGACCCAGACCGGCATGGTCGTCGGCACCCCGCAGTACCTCTCCCCCGAGCAGGCGCTCGGCCGCGGCGTCGACGCGCGCTCCGACCTGTATTCGGTCGGCATCATGCTCTTCCAGCTGCTCACGGGACGCATCCCGTTCGACGCGGACTCCCCGCTCGCCATCGCGTACGCGCATGTGCAGGAGGAGCCGGTCGCCCCGTCGAGCATCAACCGGTCGATCACGCCCGCGATGGACGCCCTCGTCGCCCGCGCGCTGAAAAAGAACCCGAACGAGCGCTTCCCGAGCGCCGCGGCGATGCAGGACGAGATCACCCGCGTCCTGAGCGCGAGCGGGCCTGCGGGCGCCCCGGTGATCATCGGCGGCGGCTCCCCGGCGAACAGCGGCTCAGGCGTCGGATCGGCGGTCTTCCCGCCCGTAGACCAGGCCACCCCGGCACCGCACAGCGTGCAGACGCCGTACCAGCCGCACCCCCACCAGCAGCACCAGCCGGGCCCCTACGGCGTCCCGACCCCCGCCCCCACGCCGGGCTACGGCTATCCGCAGGCGGCCCAGCCGTACGGCACCCCGGCACCGCTGGGGCACCAGACCCCGCCGCCGTACACGATGTCCCCGCAGACCTCGACGGGTGCGGGCGGCAGCGGCGGGTCCAGGCGCAACATGCCGGTCGTCGTGGGGTCGATCGTGGTCGCCCTGGTCGCGATCGGCGGCCTGATCGCCTTCCTCAACATGAACGGGGACTCGGAGAACGGCAAGGGCGGCGGCGACCCGAGCTCCAGCGAGTCCGGCGTGGCGAGCGAGCACAAGCCGCCGGAGCGGAACCGGACGATGGACGAGGAGGACTGCACCGACGCCACGGAGGACACGGACGACCCGGCGAAGGTCCAGGCTCCGAACTTCGTCTACAAGGACATCCTCTCCGCGAAGGCGTGCGCCATGGCCGCGGGCTGGACGATCAAGGAGATCAAGGTGGAGGGCAACACCTACGCCGAGGACCAGGTCATCGACCAGTTCCCGAGCGCGGGCGCGGCCGTGGCCGAGCGGGGCGCCCACTTCGAGCTGCGCATCGCGACGGGCGACCCGGCCTGA
- a CDS encoding PadR family transcriptional regulator encodes MSIRHGLLALLERGPRYGSQLRTEFESRTGSTWPLNVGQVYTTLSRLERDGMVAQDGEDDAGHALYSITEDGRTELRSWFETPVDRSSPPRDELAIKLAMAVGAPGVDIRAVIQSQRSHTLKAMQDYTRLKAQALADVPTDRDEVAWLLVVEQLIFQAEAEARWLDHCESRLVRLAEAAATEPAARPAPSTSRWAGWSAASRPSTRR; translated from the coding sequence ATGTCGATCCGTCACGGGCTGCTGGCCCTCCTGGAGCGTGGGCCTCGCTACGGCTCGCAGCTCCGCACCGAATTCGAGTCCCGCACCGGTTCCACCTGGCCGCTGAACGTCGGGCAGGTCTACACGACGCTCAGCCGTCTGGAGCGCGACGGCATGGTCGCCCAGGACGGTGAGGACGACGCGGGCCACGCGCTCTACTCGATCACCGAGGACGGGCGGACCGAGCTGAGGAGCTGGTTCGAGACCCCCGTCGACCGCAGCAGTCCGCCCCGCGACGAGCTGGCGATCAAGCTCGCGATGGCGGTCGGGGCGCCCGGTGTCGACATCCGCGCCGTCATCCAGTCCCAGCGCAGCCACACGCTGAAGGCGATGCAGGACTACACCCGGCTGAAGGCCCAGGCACTCGCCGACGTACCCACCGACCGTGACGAGGTCGCCTGGCTGCTCGTCGTGGAGCAGCTGATCTTCCAGGCCGAGGCGGAGGCGCGCTGGCTCGACCACTGCGAGTCCCGTCTCGTGCGCCTCGCCGAGGCCGCCGCGACCGAACCCGCCGCACGCCCCGCCCCGTCCACGAGCCGTTGGGCCGGCTGGTCAGCCGCCTCGCGCCCGTCCACCCGCCGCTGA
- a CDS encoding ABC transporter ATP-binding protein, translating into MSSSVPAPSTGLSVDAPVLELRALTRTHGSGIAEVHALRGINLSVHTGELVAVMGPSGSGKSTLLTLAGGLDTATGGQVVIEGQDISTLGRKGIARLRRRSVGYVFQDYNLIPALTAVENIALPRELDGVSVRKARKEAMASLEEMHLAEVADRFPDEMSGGQQQRVAIARALVGDRRLVLADEPTGALDSETGEAVLALLRNRCDQGAAGVMVTHEPRYAAWADRVVFLRDGSIVDQTVATAAESLLAAEGAE; encoded by the coding sequence ATGTCCTCGTCCGTCCCCGCCCCGTCCACCGGTCTCTCCGTGGACGCTCCCGTCCTCGAGCTGAGGGCCCTGACCCGCACCCATGGATCCGGCATCGCCGAGGTCCACGCCCTGCGCGGCATCAATCTGTCCGTCCACACCGGTGAGCTCGTCGCCGTGATGGGGCCCTCCGGCTCCGGCAAGTCCACGCTTCTGACCCTGGCGGGCGGCCTCGACACGGCGACCGGCGGCCAGGTCGTCATCGAGGGCCAGGACATCTCCACGCTCGGCCGCAAGGGCATAGCGCGTCTGCGCCGGCGCAGCGTCGGTTACGTCTTCCAGGACTACAACCTGATCCCCGCCCTCACCGCCGTGGAGAACATCGCCCTGCCGCGCGAACTCGACGGCGTCTCCGTACGCAAGGCGCGCAAGGAAGCCATGGCCTCGCTGGAGGAGATGCACCTCGCGGAGGTCGCCGACCGCTTCCCGGACGAGATGTCCGGCGGCCAGCAGCAGCGCGTCGCCATCGCCCGCGCCCTCGTGGGTGACCGCCGCCTCGTGCTCGCCGACGAACCGACCGGAGCGCTCGACTCGGAAACCGGCGAGGCCGTGCTCGCCCTGCTCCGCAACCGCTGCGACCAGGGCGCTGCCGGGGTGATGGTGACGCACGAGCCCCGGTACGCGGCCTGGGCGGACCGGGTGGTCTTCCTCCGGGACGGGTCGATCGTGGACCAGACGGTGGCCACCGCGGCCGAATCCCTGCTCGCCGCTGAAGGTGCCGAGTGA
- a CDS encoding ABC transporter permease, protein MKVLTGWRAALRIARRDALRAKGRSALVVAMIALPVLGVTAADVTYRSSRPTVAENLTAKMGSADAVFSSTGIGAFPMEQMPDAITWGTPDDGPEIPAEDERDPVDVPATFPKGSRYLTEQSVPAVVTTRHGVANTEIVELRTSDPAVRGRLDLVDGAYPHGEGEVVATEHFLKSAGLGVGSRTTLRGPEQTYTITGSVELPAELEKSALYADPGAVLAPWKAAAERDQKVVPPYPGDMTWLVRGPAGAGISWPDVLKANEKGVLVLSRQVALDPPPDSEVPLLAHEDVSSYGDSSSESSAALVTVVAMAVLEIVLLAGPAFAVGARRSRRQLGLVGTCGGDRGQVRAVVLSGGLVLGAVGAVTGVAAGIGLTVLFRPTIEGWTGSRFGELDFRPWELLGIAVIGLVTGVLAALAPAIVAGRQSVLESLTGRRGTRRSSRVLPVVGCVALAVGVAVAVYGGTAGDTRLVAGGSVVAELGVLACIPVIVGFLGRLGTRLPLSPRMALRDAARNRGRTAPAVAAVMAAVAGTVAIATYTTSVMAEHDYDHMRSLTPGTVALVASEPTAVDQLSLARTAAERNLAVSGGRADIGRAWAGSDCTVYYEEDNGCGTLELVKPAGKGHICPLQGAGARKLAESLSAEEHKKLMSSPACVDEYLTAGALYTGESHIVVGDASLLRSYVKLDDPAAAEALEAGTPVLLNSAYAQDGQVTLKAVHTYNERDKENRRLHPGKAKVTTDRLKVYVAPDRYAATPGIRMILPQRTADRLGLHTDAYGTVYTVTHPPTDAEQQAVAAAFTQAGNGVYLQVENPVETRDEDVVLLILALFAGVVTLGAAAITTGLAKADAEADLTTLSAVGAPPGVRRSLSGFQCVVVALTGVLLGTAAGIVPAVALRLVDLREAMESMRDEPMDSAYTPIVLPWETIGLLALVVPVLAGLLAAAFAGSRLALARRAG, encoded by the coding sequence GTGAAGGTGCTCACCGGGTGGCGCGCCGCCCTCCGGATCGCCCGGCGCGACGCCCTGCGGGCCAAGGGCCGCAGTGCTCTCGTCGTCGCGATGATCGCTCTGCCGGTCCTCGGTGTGACGGCCGCCGACGTGACGTACCGCAGTTCCAGGCCCACCGTCGCCGAGAACCTGACGGCCAAGATGGGGTCGGCGGACGCCGTGTTCAGTTCGACGGGCATCGGGGCTTTCCCGATGGAGCAGATGCCCGACGCCATCACGTGGGGCACCCCTGACGACGGGCCCGAGATCCCGGCCGAGGACGAGCGCGACCCCGTCGATGTGCCGGCCACGTTCCCGAAGGGTTCACGGTACCTCACCGAGCAGTCCGTTCCCGCCGTGGTCACCACGCGGCACGGGGTCGCCAACACCGAGATCGTGGAGCTGCGCACCTCCGATCCGGCGGTCAGGGGCAGGCTCGACCTGGTCGACGGGGCGTATCCGCACGGCGAGGGAGAGGTCGTCGCGACCGAGCACTTCCTGAAGTCCGCCGGGCTCGGTGTCGGCTCCCGCACGACACTGCGCGGCCCCGAGCAGACGTACACGATCACCGGCAGCGTCGAGCTGCCCGCGGAGCTCGAGAAGAGTGCTCTGTACGCCGACCCGGGGGCGGTACTCGCCCCGTGGAAGGCGGCGGCCGAGCGTGACCAGAAGGTCGTCCCTCCCTACCCCGGCGACATGACCTGGCTCGTCCGAGGCCCCGCCGGTGCCGGGATCTCCTGGCCGGACGTGCTCAAGGCCAACGAGAAGGGCGTCCTGGTGCTGTCCCGCCAGGTCGCCCTCGATCCGCCCCCGGACTCGGAGGTCCCGCTGCTCGCGCACGAGGACGTCTCCTCCTACGGCGATAGCTCCTCGGAGTCGAGTGCGGCGCTGGTGACCGTCGTCGCCATGGCGGTCCTGGAGATCGTCCTGCTGGCGGGCCCCGCGTTCGCCGTGGGTGCGCGGCGCTCGCGCAGGCAGCTCGGCCTCGTCGGCACCTGTGGCGGCGACCGGGGCCAGGTACGGGCCGTCGTGCTGTCCGGGGGCCTGGTCCTCGGCGCGGTGGGAGCCGTGACCGGTGTCGCCGCCGGGATCGGTCTCACCGTCCTGTTCCGTCCGACGATCGAGGGCTGGACCGGAAGCCGTTTCGGCGAGCTGGACTTCCGCCCCTGGGAGCTGCTGGGTATCGCCGTCATCGGCCTCGTCACCGGCGTCCTGGCGGCTCTGGCACCGGCGATCGTCGCCGGACGGCAGTCGGTGCTCGAATCGCTCACCGGGCGCCGCGGAACACGCCGGAGCTCACGCGTCCTCCCCGTCGTGGGCTGCGTGGCACTGGCGGTCGGTGTGGCGGTCGCCGTCTACGGCGGCACGGCCGGCGACACCCGGCTGGTCGCCGGCGGCTCCGTGGTCGCCGAGCTCGGGGTGCTCGCCTGCATCCCGGTGATCGTCGGGTTCCTCGGCCGGCTCGGCACCCGCCTGCCGCTCTCCCCGCGCATGGCCCTGCGCGACGCGGCACGCAACCGAGGGCGTACCGCGCCGGCGGTCGCCGCCGTCATGGCGGCCGTGGCCGGCACCGTCGCCATCGCCACGTACACCACCAGCGTCATGGCGGAACACGACTACGACCACATGCGCTCCCTCACCCCGGGCACGGTCGCGCTCGTGGCCTCCGAACCGACCGCCGTCGACCAGCTCTCCCTGGCCAGGACCGCCGCGGAACGGAATCTGGCGGTCAGCGGCGGCCGCGCCGACATCGGGCGGGCCTGGGCCGGCTCCGACTGCACGGTCTACTACGAGGAGGACAACGGCTGCGGCACGCTCGAACTGGTCAAGCCCGCCGGCAAGGGCCATATCTGCCCGCTCCAGGGGGCCGGTGCCAGGAAGCTCGCCGAGAGTCTCTCCGCCGAGGAACACAAGAAGCTGATGAGCTCCCCCGCGTGCGTCGACGAGTACCTCACCGCGGGAGCGCTCTACACGGGCGAGAGCCACATCGTCGTAGGGGATGCGTCGCTGCTCAGGTCGTACGTGAAGCTCGACGACCCGGCGGCCGCCGAAGCGCTGGAGGCGGGGACTCCCGTACTGCTCAACTCGGCGTACGCGCAGGACGGCCAGGTCACCCTCAAGGCCGTACACACGTACAACGAGCGCGACAAGGAGAACCGCCGGCTCCACCCGGGCAAGGCCAAGGTCACCACCGACCGGCTGAAGGTGTACGTCGCGCCCGACAGGTACGCCGCGACCCCCGGGATCCGCATGATCCTGCCGCAGCGGACGGCGGACCGGCTCGGCCTGCACACGGACGCCTACGGGACCGTCTACACCGTCACGCATCCGCCGACGGACGCCGAGCAGCAGGCGGTGGCGGCAGCGTTCACCCAGGCCGGCAACGGGGTGTACCTCCAGGTGGAGAATCCGGTGGAGACGCGTGACGAGGATGTGGTCCTGCTGATCCTCGCCCTGTTCGCGGGCGTCGTCACCCTGGGCGCGGCCGCCATCACCACCGGTCTCGCCAAGGCCGACGCGGAGGCCGACCTCACCACGCTCAGCGCGGTGGGGGCACCGCCCGGCGTGCGGCGCTCACTCTCCGGATTCCAGTGCGTGGTCGTCGCGCTCACGGGCGTGCTGCTCGGCACTGCCGCGGGCATCGTGCCGGCGGTGGCCCTGCGCCTGGTCGACCTGCGGGAGGCGATGGAATCGATGCGTGACGAGCCCATGGACTCCGCGTACACACCCATCGTGCTGCCGTGGGAGACCATCGGGCTGCTCGCCCTGGTCGTACCGGTGCTGGCCGGGCTGCTGGCCGCCGCCTTCGCCGGATCACGGCTGGCCCTGGCCCGGCGCGCGGGGTGA
- a CDS encoding bacterial proteasome activator family protein: protein MEMPRNERSQEHPQVLVVGQDGMAIGGGGGDDESREVPVTEMVEQPAKVMRIGSMIKQLLEEVRAAPLDEASRVRLKEIHASSVKELEDGLAPELVEELERLSLPFTEESVPSEAELRIAQAQLVGWLEGLFHGIQTALFAQQMAARAQLEQMRRALPPGVGHEDEEGGVDPHGPARSGPYL from the coding sequence ATGGAAATGCCGAGGAATGAACGGTCGCAGGAGCACCCCCAAGTCCTCGTGGTGGGGCAGGACGGAATGGCCATCGGCGGCGGTGGCGGTGACGACGAGTCGCGCGAGGTTCCCGTGACGGAGATGGTCGAGCAGCCCGCGAAGGTCATGCGGATCGGCAGCATGATCAAGCAGCTTCTGGAGGAGGTCAGGGCGGCTCCTCTCGACGAGGCGAGCCGTGTCCGGCTGAAGGAGATCCACGCGAGCTCGGTGAAGGAGCTCGAGGACGGCCTGGCGCCGGAGCTCGTGGAGGAGCTGGAACGGCTCTCGCTGCCGTTCACCGAGGAGTCCGTCCCCTCCGAGGCCGAGCTGCGGATCGCACAGGCACAGCTCGTCGGCTGGCTGGAGGGCCTCTTCCACGGCATCCAGACGGCCCTCTTCGCCCAGCAGATGGCGGCCCGTGCGCAGCTGGAGCAGATGCGCCGTGCCCTCCCTCCGGGCGTAGGGCACGAGGACGAGGAAGGCGGCGTCGATCCGCACGGGCCGGCGCGCTCCGGACCGTACCTCTAG